The Desulfurobacteriaceae bacterium genome has a window encoding:
- a CDS encoding TetR/AcrR family transcriptional regulator has protein sequence MKERILEAAEKVFSEKGFYDAKISKIAEIAGVSVGTIYRFYKSKEELYGEVIKKKLVEMENRVKKAIENKPPVEALSAYVSTILDFFSEEKNFFEIFMRELGSSFIIDTERFNLSLWYRDYVNELSGIIEKGVKDGIFKNYSPQGVFLLISGALASINYFRLKEFISLRSEEVKKLILDVVLEGLIKK, from the coding sequence TTGAAAGAAAGGATCTTGGAAGCTGCTGAGAAAGTTTTTTCTGAAAAAGGTTTCTATGATGCCAAGATCTCAAAGATTGCAGAGATTGCAGGCGTATCCGTTGGAACCATTTACAGATTTTATAAGAGTAAGGAAGAACTCTACGGGGAAGTAATAAAGAAAAAATTAGTCGAAATGGAAAATAGGGTTAAGAAAGCCATTGAGAATAAACCTCCAGTAGAGGCTTTATCCGCCTATGTAAGTACTATTCTTGATTTTTTCTCTGAGGAAAAAAATTTCTTCGAAATATTTATGAGAGAACTTGGAAGTTCTTTTATCATAGATACAGAAAGATTTAACCTTTCTTTGTGGTATAGAGATTATGTAAATGAGTTATCTGGAATAATAGAGAAGGGTGTAAAAGATGGTATTTTCAAAAATTACAGTCCACAAGGGGTTTTTTTGTTGATTTCTGGAGCGCTTGCAAGTATCAACTACTTCCGCCTTAAAGAGTTTATCAGTTTAAGATCTGAAGAAGTAAAGAAATTAATTTTAGATGTAGTTTTAGAAGGACTTATAAAAAAATAG
- the moaA gene encoding GTP 3',8-cyclase MoaA, producing the protein MKITYLRISVTDRCNFRCKYCMPEGIKDFIPHHEILRYEEITEIVKVFTEFGVKAVRLTGGEPLIRKGLENLIAQLRELEEIEDISLTTNGFLLFEKAKILKANGLNRVNVSIDTLNPSKFAFITGTNDEKTLFKILKGIETAIENDLTPLKVNTVLIKGFNENEIEDFIKLSENFGIEVRFIELMPVGGKFFSKKNFIPVSHIREKIENLFGKLIPTKSRKNGPAKSFRIEGTNAKIGFIPSVSEHFCSSCNRLRLTSDGKLRLCLMNDKEIDLKKVIRSSNYRRNALRKVIAEAILEKTGINGIEALERLGCTRKMFTIGG; encoded by the coding sequence ATGAAGATAACTTACTTGAGGATTTCTGTCACCGATAGATGTAATTTTCGCTGCAAGTATTGTATGCCTGAGGGAATAAAAGATTTTATTCCTCATCATGAAATATTAAGGTATGAAGAAATTACCGAAATAGTAAAAGTCTTTACAGAGTTTGGTGTAAAAGCAGTAAGACTCACAGGTGGTGAACCACTTATAAGAAAAGGATTGGAAAACTTAATAGCCCAGCTTAGAGAACTCGAGGAAATAGAAGACATTTCCTTAACAACTAATGGTTTCTTGCTTTTTGAAAAAGCAAAAATCCTAAAAGCTAATGGACTTAACAGAGTTAACGTAAGTATAGATACACTTAACCCTTCAAAGTTTGCCTTTATTACTGGAACAAATGATGAGAAAACTTTATTCAAGATCTTAAAAGGCATCGAAACCGCTATAGAAAACGATCTAACTCCTCTAAAAGTAAACACAGTTTTAATAAAAGGTTTTAACGAAAACGAAATAGAAGATTTCATAAAACTTTCAGAAAATTTTGGAATTGAAGTAAGGTTTATAGAACTTATGCCTGTTGGAGGAAAGTTTTTCTCTAAAAAGAACTTTATCCCTGTTTCTCACATAAGGGAAAAAATAGAAAATCTTTTCGGAAAGTTAATCCCTACAAAGTCAAGGAAAAACGGTCCTGCCAAATCGTTTCGTATAGAAGGAACTAATGCTAAGATAGGTTTTATACCTTCTGTCAGTGAACATTTTTGTTCTTCTTGTAACCGTCTAAGATTAACTTCAGATGGAAAATTAAGACTTTGCCTTATGAACGATAAAGAAATAGACTTAAAAAAGGTAATTAGAAGTTCTAATTACAGGAGAAACGCTTTAAGAAAAGTAATAGCAGAGGCTATCTTAGAGAAAACAGGTATTAATGGTATAGAAGCTCTTGAAAGGTTAGGATGTACGAGGAAAATGTTTACTATTGGAGGTTAA
- a CDS encoding YtxH domain-containing protein, with protein MKRSSLMFLLGTILGAGAAYVATTRKEEILKKIDELQEQIKESDLPERAKNLVKEISEAINILLTSGEEAMSEEEKKNILEEVEAKIQKLEEAIQRGK; from the coding sequence ATGAAAAGAAGTTCTTTAATGTTTCTACTTGGAACAATTCTCGGAGCAGGAGCTGCATATGTTGCTACTACAAGAAAAGAGGAGATACTTAAGAAGATAGATGAACTTCAAGAGCAAATAAAGGAGAGCGATCTTCCAGAAAGGGCTAAAAATCTTGTAAAGGAAATCTCAGAAGCAATAAATATTCTTTTAACTTCTGGTGAAGAAGCTATGAGTGAAGAAGAAAAGAAGAATATACTTGAAGAGGTTGAAGCAAAGATTCAAAAGCTGGAAGAAGCTATTCAAAGAGGAAAATAA
- a CDS encoding UDP-N-acetylmuramoyl-L-alanyl-D-glutamate--2,6-diaminopimelate ligase, translating to MKLHSLLQLSGIKWNGKRNPAIFDITDNSKEVKKGSLFCAITGFSFDGNDFVEEAARKGAVAILSDNKKKSEVLSRKLSIPVIYVKNLREKLGIIASHFLGNPSKKIKVIGITGTNGKTTTAYILYEVLNKLGVKTAIIGTVEYGTPENRKPSTRTTPSPIQFQKLLKKFLEEGAEFVVSEVSSHGLALHRVAGVFFTGSIFTNLTQDHLDFHKDLYEYFLAKEKLFFITKEFGIVNIDDSFGKVLAGLRHIFPCKIISFGKDGKVRIKSIVSKHSFQEIYIETKGQTYRVKTNLIGEFNAYNVAAAFSCLINVGFEGKEIENLFHGIKVPGRMEEVENGVFVDYAHTPDALLKVLKTLFTLKKGRIITVFGCGGDRDREKRSLMGEVAEKFSDKVIITNDNPRSEDPREIVEDILKGIKDRSKVEVVLDRKEAIFRALQEKKEKDIVLIAGKGHENYQIIKDTKFYFSDKEVVKEFYGCKGTSKDC from the coding sequence ATGAAACTACATAGTCTTTTACAACTTTCTGGTATTAAGTGGAACGGGAAAAGAAATCCCGCGATTTTTGATATTACCGATAATTCAAAAGAAGTTAAAAAAGGAAGTCTATTTTGTGCCATAACCGGGTTTTCCTTTGACGGAAACGATTTTGTAGAGGAAGCTGCTAGAAAGGGAGCAGTAGCTATACTATCTGATAACAAGAAAAAATCTGAAGTTCTCTCCAGAAAATTATCAATTCCTGTCATTTATGTTAAAAACCTAAGGGAAAAATTGGGAATAATAGCTTCACACTTTTTAGGAAACCCTTCAAAAAAGATAAAAGTAATAGGTATTACTGGAACTAACGGAAAAACCACAACGGCTTATATACTTTACGAGGTTTTAAACAAACTTGGCGTAAAAACAGCAATCATAGGAACGGTTGAATACGGAACCCCTGAAAATAGAAAACCTTCTACGAGAACAACTCCAAGTCCTATTCAATTCCAAAAACTTTTAAAGAAATTTCTCGAAGAAGGTGCAGAGTTTGTAGTTTCAGAAGTTTCATCCCACGGACTAGCTTTACATAGAGTAGCAGGAGTTTTCTTTACAGGATCAATATTCACGAACCTTACCCAAGATCACTTAGATTTTCATAAAGATCTTTATGAATATTTTCTAGCAAAAGAGAAACTTTTTTTCATCACCAAAGAGTTTGGAATTGTAAACATTGATGACAGTTTCGGGAAAGTTCTAGCGGGACTAAGACACATATTTCCCTGCAAAATTATCTCTTTCGGCAAAGATGGAAAGGTAAGAATAAAATCCATAGTTTCTAAACACTCTTTTCAGGAAATTTACATAGAAACAAAAGGGCAAACTTACAGAGTAAAAACCAATCTCATAGGTGAATTTAATGCTTACAACGTGGCAGCAGCATTTTCTTGTTTAATCAACGTAGGGTTTGAAGGAAAGGAAATAGAAAATCTCTTCCACGGTATAAAGGTTCCCGGCAGAATGGAGGAAGTGGAAAACGGAGTCTTTGTTGACTATGCCCACACTCCAGATGCCCTTTTAAAGGTTTTAAAAACTCTTTTCACTCTAAAGAAGGGAAGAATAATAACCGTTTTTGGATGTGGAGGAGACAGAGATAGAGAAAAGAGAAGTTTAATGGGAGAAGTTGCAGAAAAGTTCTCAGATAAAGTTATAATTACAAACGACAATCCTAGAAGTGAAGACCCGAGAGAAATCGTAGAAGATATCCTAAAGGGAATTAAGGATAGATCAAAAGTAGAAGTTGTTCTTGACAGGAAAGAAGCAATATTTAGAGCTTTACAAGAGAAAAAAGAAAAAGACATTGTTCTTATTGCCGGTAAAGGACACGAAAACTATCAGATTATAAAAGACACAAAGTTTTACTTCAGCGATAAAGAGGTCGTAAAAGAGTTCTATGGATGCAAAGGAACTAGCAAAGATTGTTAA
- the murF gene encoding UDP-N-acetylmuramoyl-tripeptide--D-alanyl-D-alanine ligase — protein sequence MDAKELAKIVNGRLKGSGFVKSFEFDSREVKEGSLFVPIKGKRDGHLFIDDAFSKGAVGAFSEKKFFKIPEGKFIVEVENTFSAFLNLGKWKRGNFSGKTIAITGSVGKTTTKELINFVFEKFFTTYRNKKSFNNVLGIAYTLSNLPLNAKVYIQEIGTNKKGEVAELTSFVKPEISVITTVEKAHMEGFKSFNELLDEKFSITENTSLAIVPEKLKSFSKSNEVITFGRDGDVKLKKVFFKPDSTEFEIEAFGENFLIFSQVPGFGIVNATLILLGLSFIFDLPRNEVVDLVKHFSPPEKRLNVEKLNGIVLIDDSYNANPKSMENAIRVLSLQPYPKVAVIGEMLELGKESKVEHKNLGRLLNRFKIDVGVFYGEETKHAFREFEGNKFYFTRKEELIKFVNKYDFHGKVVLVKGSRGNRLEEVCEILRKRYKD from the coding sequence ATGGATGCAAAGGAACTAGCAAAGATTGTTAATGGCAGACTAAAAGGAAGTGGCTTTGTCAAATCGTTTGAGTTTGATTCAAGGGAAGTTAAAGAAGGAAGTCTTTTTGTTCCAATAAAAGGGAAAAGGGACGGACACCTGTTTATCGACGATGCTTTTTCAAAAGGTGCAGTTGGAGCTTTTAGCGAAAAGAAGTTTTTTAAAATTCCAGAAGGAAAGTTTATAGTAGAAGTAGAAAATACCTTTTCTGCCTTCTTAAATCTTGGAAAGTGGAAAAGGGGTAATTTTTCTGGAAAAACTATAGCCATTACAGGAAGCGTTGGAAAAACCACAACGAAAGAGCTTATAAACTTTGTCTTCGAAAAGTTTTTTACAACATATAGAAATAAGAAAAGTTTCAACAATGTTTTGGGAATTGCTTATACCCTTTCCAATCTTCCTCTTAATGCAAAAGTCTATATTCAAGAGATCGGCACGAATAAAAAAGGGGAAGTGGCAGAGCTTACATCCTTTGTAAAACCCGAAATTTCTGTAATCACCACTGTAGAAAAGGCCCATATGGAGGGATTTAAGAGCTTTAACGAACTTTTAGATGAAAAGTTTTCAATTACAGAAAACACCTCCTTAGCAATAGTTCCTGAAAAGTTAAAAAGTTTTTCAAAAAGTAACGAAGTTATAACCTTTGGAAGAGATGGAGACGTAAAACTTAAGAAGGTTTTCTTTAAACCGGATAGCACAGAGTTCGAGATTGAAGCATTTGGAGAGAATTTTTTAATTTTTTCACAAGTTCCTGGATTTGGAATCGTTAATGCAACCTTAATTTTGTTAGGACTTTCTTTCATTTTCGATCTACCAAGAAACGAGGTAGTTGATCTCGTAAAACACTTTTCACCACCGGAAAAAAGGCTTAATGTAGAGAAGCTGAACGGAATAGTACTTATTGATGATTCCTACAATGCCAATCCAAAGTCTATGGAAAATGCAATAAGAGTTCTATCCTTACAACCTTACCCAAAAGTCGCCGTAATAGGAGAAATGTTAGAACTTGGAAAAGAATCGAAGGTAGAACACAAGAACTTAGGAAGGTTACTTAACCGTTTTAAAATAGATGTTGGCGTTTTCTATGGCGAAGAAACGAAACACGCTTTTAGAGAATTTGAAGGCAATAAGTTCTACTTTACAAGGAAAGAAGAATTAATTAAATTTGTAAATAAGTATGATTTTCATGGAAAAGTTGTTCTTGTCAAAGGTTCGAGGGGAAACCGCTTAGAAGAAGTTTGTGAAATTCTAAGAAAGAGGTATAAAGATTGA
- a CDS encoding D-alanine--D-alanine ligase yields the protein MAVVFGGPSPEAEISKKSAKSVVEALHKKGYQVFEVELNENIVENLKKINPDKVFLVLHGSPGEDGTVQGLLEITGFKYTGCNTQTSAVCMDKDITKRILKTYGIPVPSGETYFRGDEVNWVEFPCVVKPARTGSTVGINIAKDEESFQKAVEEAFKYDTKIIVEEFIEGKEITVAVLFGKVLPPIEIITETGFYDFDSKYKKKTTSYKIPAELSKRLEEKIRKLAEKIYKVLECRGAVRIDFRIDEFNIPYVLEVNTIPGMTERSLLPKAAKFYGIEFEDLVEEILRG from the coding sequence GTGGCTGTCGTTTTTGGAGGACCATCTCCAGAAGCTGAGATTTCAAAGAAAAGTGCTAAAAGTGTTGTAGAAGCCTTACATAAGAAGGGATATCAGGTTTTTGAGGTAGAACTTAACGAAAATATAGTAGAAAATCTAAAAAAAATAAATCCAGATAAAGTTTTCTTAGTTCTTCACGGGTCTCCTGGGGAAGATGGCACTGTTCAAGGACTTTTAGAGATCACAGGATTTAAATACACAGGTTGTAATACTCAAACGAGTGCAGTCTGTATGGATAAAGATATCACAAAAAGAATCTTAAAAACTTACGGTATTCCTGTACCAAGTGGAGAAACCTACTTTAGGGGAGACGAAGTAAATTGGGTTGAGTTTCCTTGTGTAGTTAAACCTGCAAGAACTGGTTCTACTGTTGGAATAAACATTGCTAAAGATGAAGAAAGTTTTCAAAAAGCAGTTGAAGAAGCTTTTAAATACGATACAAAGATCATCGTAGAGGAGTTTATTGAAGGAAAAGAAATTACTGTTGCTGTTCTTTTCGGAAAAGTTTTACCTCCGATAGAAATAATCACAGAAACGGGTTTTTATGACTTTGATTCCAAGTATAAGAAAAAAACTACTTCCTACAAGATACCTGCTGAACTTTCCAAAAGACTTGAGGAAAAGATTAGAAAACTGGCAGAGAAGATTTATAAAGTATTAGAGTGTAGAGGAGCTGTAAGAATTGACTTTAGAATTGACGAATTTAACATTCCTTATGTTCTTGAAGTAAATACCATTCCAGGAATGACTGAAAGAAGCCTTCTACCCAAGGCAGCAAAATTTTACGGTATAGAATTTGAAGACCTTGTAGAGGAGATTTTAAGAGGGTGA
- a CDS encoding cell division FtsA domain-containing protein, protein MLEQKILTIDLGTYSIRTALSVISSSGKKNITITTVPSRGIKSGNIVNFQSAAESLKSCLNKLKLESSETLPPEAYVLITGAHTLSFSVEATITFPGIQTISYSDVNEVKNKAKRELLRQFGHTVRSHYEVIHIIPQEFRIENLSGIQNPIGHNGRELTMKAFIVLATKSSIRTIETLLREVNLRLKGVVLQSLAASYGIRDKRSYFNNNLVLYMGAGNVEYLYFREDKPVLSKHIPFGTEDIIDFLIRKLKVSRKEAERLFKEHGTAYALNVNTEEVITINYGTVQKNIPKIIIPIFIHMQLKKLFKDIKKELNQKDPLFISELNRIYLCGGLSKLKDLDLLASKILKAPAILTETQDENLKDPELSPVVGVTNYVLSLKNREKLSDIKEDLTKEYPKKNFFAQIWRFITDLI, encoded by the coding sequence ATGCTTGAACAAAAAATCTTAACCATAGATTTAGGAACATACTCAATAAGAACTGCATTGTCGGTAATATCATCAAGTGGAAAAAAGAACATAACAATCACAACTGTTCCCTCGAGGGGAATAAAAAGTGGAAATATTGTGAACTTTCAATCAGCTGCCGAATCTTTAAAAAGTTGTCTTAACAAACTAAAGTTAGAAAGTTCAGAAACTCTTCCTCCTGAAGCATACGTTCTAATTACTGGAGCTCACACTTTAAGTTTTTCCGTTGAAGCTACAATAACTTTTCCCGGAATACAAACCATCTCTTACAGTGATGTTAACGAGGTTAAGAACAAAGCAAAGAGAGAACTTCTAAGACAGTTTGGTCATACAGTAAGAAGCCATTATGAGGTAATCCACATAATACCTCAGGAATTTAGAATAGAGAATCTTTCAGGAATTCAAAATCCCATAGGTCATAATGGAAGAGAACTTACTATGAAAGCTTTTATAGTCCTTGCTACCAAATCTTCTATAAGAACGATTGAGACTCTTTTGAGAGAAGTAAATTTAAGGCTTAAGGGGGTTGTTCTTCAATCCCTTGCAGCTTCCTACGGTATAAGAGACAAAAGAAGCTATTTCAACAACAACTTAGTCCTTTACATGGGAGCAGGAAACGTAGAGTATCTCTACTTTAGAGAAGATAAGCCAGTTTTGAGTAAACACATACCCTTTGGCACAGAGGACATAATAGATTTTTTAATTAGAAAGTTGAAAGTAAGCAGAAAGGAAGCTGAAAGACTTTTTAAAGAACATGGGACGGCTTATGCTTTAAATGTGAACACAGAAGAAGTTATAACTATAAACTACGGAACGGTTCAAAAGAATATTCCCAAGATAATAATTCCTATTTTCATCCATATGCAACTTAAAAAACTATTTAAGGACATTAAGAAAGAATTAAACCAAAAAGATCCTTTATTCATTAGTGAGCTAAATCGAATTTACCTCTGTGGAGGATTATCTAAGCTAAAAGACCTAGATCTTCTAGCTTCAAAGATACTTAAAGCACCGGCAATTCTAACCGAGACACAGGATGAGAATCTAAAGGATCCTGAACTTTCACCTGTAGTCGGAGTAACAAACTACGTTCTTTCACTGAAAAACAGGGAAAAACTTTCAGATATAAAAGAAGACTTAACCAAGGAGTATCCAAAGAAAAACTTCTTTGCACAAATTTGGCGGTTTATTACGGACTTGATATAA
- the ftsZ gene encoding cell division protein FtsZ, with protein sequence MFDLAEDTFLGPVIKVIGVGGGGGNAVSRMFEKGIEGVEFIAINTDAQVLSKISVPIKVQIGEKLTKGLGAGGKPEIGEQAALEDEPKIREVLQGTDMVFITAGMGGGTGTGAAPIVAKIAKDMGVLTVGVVTRPFDFEGRRRHEYAEAGIRRLKEFVDTLMVVPNQKLLTVAPKSMSILNAFRLADNVLYQAVKGITEVITKPGLINLDFADVKTVMQSGGYALMGTGEASGEERALTAARKAIDNPLLENVQVEGASRILVNITGGSDLTLDEAYAAAGLIKERTKRDDTNFFFGVSIDENLEDTIQVTVIATGFDEKGRPIFGRERNYFTQAEQKDISFDDVSKLLEELKKED encoded by the coding sequence ATGTTTGACTTAGCAGAAGATACATTTTTAGGACCGGTTATAAAAGTGATTGGTGTTGGGGGAGGAGGCGGAAATGCTGTCTCAAGAATGTTTGAAAAAGGGATAGAGGGAGTTGAGTTCATCGCCATAAACACTGATGCCCAAGTACTTTCCAAAATTTCCGTTCCGATAAAAGTTCAAATAGGAGAAAAACTAACCAAAGGGCTTGGAGCTGGAGGGAAACCGGAAATTGGAGAACAGGCAGCTCTTGAAGATGAACCTAAAATCAGAGAAGTTCTTCAGGGAACGGATATGGTATTTATAACAGCTGGAATGGGAGGAGGAACAGGAACAGGAGCTGCCCCAATCGTTGCAAAAATTGCAAAAGATATGGGAGTTCTAACTGTTGGAGTCGTCACTAGACCTTTTGATTTTGAAGGTAGAAGAAGACACGAGTATGCCGAAGCTGGAATCAGAAGACTTAAAGAGTTTGTAGATACCTTAATGGTTGTTCCTAACCAGAAACTTCTTACCGTTGCCCCAAAGAGCATGAGTATATTAAACGCTTTTAGGCTAGCTGACAACGTCCTTTACCAAGCTGTAAAAGGTATAACAGAAGTTATAACAAAACCTGGACTTATCAACCTTGACTTTGCTGACGTTAAGACTGTAATGCAAAGCGGTGGATATGCTTTAATGGGAACTGGAGAGGCAAGCGGAGAAGAAAGGGCTTTAACTGCTGCAAGAAAGGCGATAGATAATCCTCTTCTTGAGAACGTTCAGGTAGAAGGGGCAAGTAGAATTCTAGTTAATATCACAGGTGGTTCGGATCTAACCCTAGATGAAGCTTACGCCGCTGCTGGACTAATAAAAGAAAGAACGAAAAGGGACGATACAAACTTTTTCTTTGGAGTTAGCATAGACGAAAACCTAGAAGATACTATACAAGTTACAGTTATAGCAACAGGCTTTGATGAAAAAGGAAGACCTATCTTTGGAAGAGAAAGAAACTATTTCACCCAAGCAGAACAGAAGGATATATCTTTTGACGACGTATCAAAACTCTTAGAGGAACTGAAAAAGGAAGATTGA
- a CDS encoding radical SAM protein, with amino-acid sequence MSKVILIDECCHLEFKEGDLKVCLVYPGETKVGLSSLAIHRIYSILNSIEGISCDLFFLDSDYSFFLGEDLLSFDVIAFSITYEEHLFVVAKFLYKNGIPPLRSDRKEGEYPIIFGGGIGLFYNPTPFLPIFDVVYLGEAEGRLEEVIKKLSETNLDIESLDEFDNIIVSKNYKFFYDGYFVKEIVGKRKRIFRSPIFSKTPSHSCFLTGDTAFKDMFLIELSRGCIEKCRFCVASYMGLPFREKDIEVVEEEIKIASRYGDRVGLIGAGVSDYSKMKELLEILKKYNMKASFSSLKASSSEEYVFKIIEESKQKTITIAPEAGTERLRFAINKKVPDERFFAFAEKALQSGAENIKLYFLVGLPSETQEDLEGIIEMARSFRELALKFWKERKRTGEIHLSVNPIIAKPFTPFQWYGMNSKGEIERKLKFLKKGISKIPNVKLTHENVKDAIMQAIIARGDTRVGEAAVVSAVTNTNIRRSLKEKGLKLDELYTREREKNEILPWEIVESGINREYLWREYQNTFSGKSTPTCFKGCKLCGLCN; translated from the coding sequence ATGTCTAAAGTTATCCTTATAGATGAATGTTGCCATTTAGAGTTTAAGGAAGGGGATCTCAAGGTTTGTTTAGTCTATCCGGGAGAAACAAAAGTAGGACTTTCAAGTTTAGCAATTCATAGAATTTACTCTATTTTAAATTCTATTGAAGGAATAAGTTGCGATTTATTTTTCTTAGATTCCGATTACTCTTTCTTTTTAGGCGAGGATCTTCTCTCTTTCGACGTCATTGCCTTTTCTATTACTTATGAAGAACATCTCTTTGTAGTAGCAAAATTTTTATACAAAAACGGTATTCCCCCTCTAAGGTCAGATCGGAAAGAAGGAGAATACCCTATAATTTTTGGTGGAGGAATAGGACTTTTTTACAACCCTACTCCTTTTTTGCCAATCTTTGATGTTGTTTACTTGGGGGAAGCTGAAGGAAGACTTGAAGAAGTTATAAAGAAACTTTCTGAAACAAACCTTGACATTGAATCCTTAGATGAATTTGACAACATTATAGTCAGTAAAAATTACAAATTTTTCTACGATGGTTACTTTGTAAAAGAAATAGTCGGAAAGAGGAAAAGAATTTTTCGGTCTCCAATTTTTAGTAAAACTCCTTCACACTCTTGTTTCCTGACAGGAGACACAGCTTTCAAAGATATGTTCTTAATAGAACTTAGCCGTGGCTGCATTGAAAAATGTCGCTTCTGTGTAGCCTCATACATGGGACTTCCCTTTAGAGAAAAAGATATTGAAGTTGTTGAAGAAGAAATAAAAATAGCTTCAAGGTATGGAGACAGAGTCGGTCTCATAGGGGCGGGAGTTTCGGACTACTCAAAAATGAAAGAACTTTTGGAAATTTTGAAAAAATACAACATGAAAGCCTCTTTCTCTTCTTTAAAAGCTTCATCTTCCGAAGAATATGTTTTCAAGATTATAGAGGAGTCCAAACAAAAAACTATTACGATAGCACCCGAAGCTGGAACAGAAAGGTTGAGATTTGCAATAAACAAGAAAGTTCCTGATGAAAGGTTCTTTGCATTTGCTGAAAAAGCTCTTCAGAGTGGGGCTGAAAATATAAAGCTTTACTTCCTAGTAGGACTCCCGAGCGAAACCCAAGAAGATCTAGAAGGAATAATTGAAATGGCAAGATCTTTTAGAGAATTAGCTTTAAAATTTTGGAAAGAAAGAAAAAGAACAGGAGAAATTCATCTTAGTGTAAATCCAATTATAGCAAAACCTTTTACTCCATTCCAGTGGTATGGAATGAACAGTAAGGGAGAAATTGAGAGAAAGTTAAAGTTTTTGAAAAAAGGAATTTCAAAAATCCCTAACGTCAAGCTTACCCACGAAAACGTTAAAGACGCAATAATGCAAGCTATTATTGCAAGAGGAGACACAAGAGTAGGAGAAGCTGCAGTTGTATCTGCCGTTACAAATACCAATATTAGAAGAAGTTTAAAAGAAAAAGGGTTAAAACTTGACGAACTTTATACTAGAGAAAGGGAAAAAAACGAGATCCTACCTTGGGAAATTGTAGAAAGCGGAATAAATAGAGAGTATCTTTGGAGAGAATACCAAAATACTTTTAGCGGAAAATCCACTCCTACCTGCTTTAAAGGTTGTAAGCTTTGTGGTCTTTGTAATTGA